A part of Terriglobus roseus genomic DNA contains:
- the uvrA gene encoding excinuclease ABC subunit UvrA, with amino-acid sequence MSISQITVRGARHHNLKNIDVTIPRNSLTVVTGLSGSGKSSLAFDTIYAEGQRRYVETLSAYARQFLDQMERPDVDSIDGLSPAISIEQKTTSRSPRSTVGTITEIYDYLRLLWASVGKPHCPQCGHEISRQSADQIVERIVALKPGERITVLAPIVRGRKGEFREELESLDQQGFRVRIDGEITEVTEGMRLEKRKNHTIEAIVDRVILKLDAEGKPDTRRLESSVQKALQMANGLVIIAIHGMDETLYSTSMACPDCGINVPKLEPRSFSFNSTYGACTECNGLGSIYDFDPGKTITDWSKPLLDGAMGPGSGSAYLLRLIKLFADKNKINLKVPFEDLPEAHQKLLLYGPPRAEAGRTGFHGIFGYLRDTLEESKSDAFREYYMQYMSATECPACNGKRLRPESLAVKVDSQSISDFTSLSLDDAMSKARTFHFTGREKLIADRLQKEVIERLEFLNAVGLSYLSLNRSAATLSGGEGQRIRLATQIGSRLRGVLYVLDEPSIGLHQRDNMKLIAAMENLRDLGNTVLVVEHDEDTIRKADYVLDLGPGAGKNGGHLIGAGTPEQIAANTESVTGKYISGEIDIRSNDAPRALSGKEIVVQGARGHNLKNVTVGFPLGALVVITGVSGSGKSTLVNDTLYRALAKHLYRSKEEPQPHNRITGIEQIDKAVEIDQSPIGRTPRSNPATYTGVFTQIRDYFAMLPESRERGYKSGRFSFNVQGGRCEGCQGDGQRRIEMNFLPDVYVLCDVCNGRRYNQETLSVKLNGYSIADILDLSISDALDVLGDIPNIKQKLQTLVDVGLGYVHLGQSATTLSGGEAQRMKLAKELSKRQTGRTLYLLDEPTTGLHFDDVRKLLEVLQKLVDLGNSVLVIEHNLDVIRNADYLIDMGPEGGSGGGTVVASGTPEQVSKVAASHTGQFLAKLYRERPGSERAPAPAYVEPVVVKTEVANPTKFAPSAEERAARRKAAAKKSAEKSKAKKAAAKAAAKTATKTAIKTKGKKAE; translated from the coding sequence ATGAGCATCTCCCAAATTACAGTACGCGGCGCGCGGCACCACAACCTCAAAAACATTGACGTCACCATCCCTCGGAACTCCCTGACCGTGGTCACGGGGCTCTCTGGATCGGGAAAAAGTTCCTTGGCGTTCGATACAATTTACGCAGAGGGCCAGCGGAGGTACGTAGAAACTCTCTCCGCCTACGCACGGCAATTCCTCGACCAGATGGAGCGCCCGGACGTCGATTCCATCGACGGCCTCTCCCCCGCCATCTCCATCGAGCAGAAAACCACCTCGCGCTCCCCACGTTCCACCGTCGGCACCATCACGGAAATCTACGACTACCTGCGCCTCCTCTGGGCCAGCGTCGGCAAGCCCCACTGTCCCCAGTGCGGCCACGAAATCAGCCGTCAGTCCGCCGACCAGATCGTGGAACGCATCGTCGCGCTCAAACCCGGCGAACGCATCACCGTGCTTGCGCCCATCGTCCGGGGCCGCAAAGGCGAGTTCCGTGAGGAACTCGAATCCCTCGACCAACAGGGCTTCCGGGTCCGCATCGACGGCGAGATCACGGAAGTCACCGAAGGGATGCGCCTCGAAAAGCGCAAGAACCACACCATCGAAGCCATCGTCGACCGCGTCATCCTCAAGCTCGACGCCGAAGGCAAGCCCGACACCCGCCGCCTCGAATCCTCCGTCCAGAAAGCTCTGCAGATGGCCAACGGCCTCGTCATCATCGCCATTCACGGCATGGACGAGACGCTGTACTCCACCTCCATGGCCTGCCCCGACTGCGGCATCAACGTACCCAAGCTCGAGCCGCGTTCCTTCTCCTTCAACTCCACCTACGGCGCCTGCACCGAATGCAACGGCCTCGGCAGCATTTACGACTTCGATCCCGGCAAGACCATCACGGACTGGTCGAAGCCTCTGCTGGATGGCGCGATGGGTCCAGGCTCAGGCTCCGCATATCTGCTGCGCCTGATCAAGCTCTTCGCCGACAAGAACAAGATCAACCTCAAAGTCCCCTTCGAAGACCTCCCGGAAGCGCACCAGAAACTGCTGCTCTACGGCCCGCCACGCGCCGAAGCCGGACGCACCGGCTTCCATGGGATCTTCGGCTACCTGCGCGACACCCTAGAAGAGTCCAAGTCCGATGCCTTCCGTGAGTACTACATGCAGTACATGTCCGCGACGGAGTGCCCTGCCTGCAACGGCAAACGCCTCCGCCCGGAATCACTCGCCGTCAAGGTCGATAGTCAGTCCATCAGCGACTTCACCTCGCTCTCGCTCGATGACGCCATGTCCAAGGCGAGGACCTTCCACTTCACAGGACGTGAGAAGCTCATCGCCGACCGGCTGCAGAAGGAAGTCATCGAGCGCCTCGAGTTCCTCAACGCCGTAGGCCTCAGCTATCTCTCGCTCAACCGCAGTGCGGCAACGCTCAGCGGTGGTGAAGGCCAGCGTATACGTTTGGCCACGCAGATTGGCTCGCGTCTACGCGGCGTCCTGTACGTGCTCGACGAACCCAGCATCGGCCTCCATCAGCGCGACAACATGAAGCTCATCGCCGCAATGGAGAACCTCCGCGACCTCGGCAACACCGTCCTCGTCGTCGAACACGATGAAGACACCATCCGCAAGGCCGACTATGTACTCGACCTTGGTCCCGGTGCGGGTAAGAATGGTGGCCATCTCATCGGTGCGGGTACGCCCGAGCAGATTGCGGCGAACACGGAGTCGGTTACTGGCAAGTACATCTCCGGCGAGATCGATATCCGCAGTAACGACGCTCCCCGCGCTCTCAGCGGCAAGGAGATCGTTGTTCAGGGTGCGCGCGGACATAACCTGAAGAACGTCACCGTTGGCTTCCCTCTCGGTGCGCTTGTGGTCATCACGGGCGTCAGCGGCAGTGGCAAGAGCACGCTGGTGAACGACACACTCTATCGTGCGCTGGCGAAGCATCTGTATCGCAGCAAGGAAGAGCCACAGCCACACAACCGCATCACCGGCATTGAGCAGATCGACAAGGCAGTCGAGATTGACCAGTCGCCGATTGGGCGTACGCCGCGTTCTAACCCGGCGACTTACACGGGTGTGTTCACGCAGATACGCGACTACTTCGCCATGCTGCCTGAGAGCCGCGAACGCGGCTACAAGTCCGGACGCTTCTCCTTCAACGTGCAGGGTGGCCGATGCGAAGGCTGTCAGGGCGACGGTCAGCGCCGCATCGAGATGAACTTCCTGCCTGACGTTTACGTGTTGTGCGATGTCTGCAACGGCCGTCGTTACAACCAGGAAACGCTCTCGGTAAAGCTCAACGGTTATTCCATCGCTGACATCCTTGACCTCTCCATCTCTGACGCGCTGGATGTTCTCGGTGATATTCCCAACATCAAGCAGAAGCTGCAAACGCTCGTTGACGTAGGCCTTGGCTATGTTCACCTCGGCCAGTCAGCAACGACGCTCAGCGGTGGCGAAGCGCAGCGTATGAAGCTGGCGAAGGAACTCTCCAAACGCCAGACAGGACGCACGCTTTATCTGCTGGATGAACCCACAACAGGTCTGCACTTTGACGATGTTCGCAAGCTGCTGGAAGTGCTGCAAAAGCTTGTAGATCTTGGCAATTCTGTTCTTGTGATTGAGCACAATCTCGACGTCATCCGCAATGCCGATTACCTCATCGACATGGGCCCTGAAGGCGGTTCAGGTGGTGGTACGGTGGTGGCGTCGGGTACGCCGGAGCAGGTTAGCAAGGTGGCTGCGTCGCATACGGGGCAGTTCCTGGCCAAGCTGTACCGCGAGCGTCCTGGCAGTGAGCGTGCGCCTGCACCGGCTTACGTGGAGCCTGTGGTGGTGAAGACCGAAGTGGCAAACCCCACCAAGTTCGCACCTTCGGCGGAAGAACGTGCTGCGCGCCGCAAGGCTGCGGCCAAGAAGTCTGCCGAGAAGAGCAAGGCCAAGAAGGCCGCTGCCAAAGCTGCTGCGAAGACGGCCACAAAAACGGCTATAAAGACTAAAGGGAAGAAAGCCGAGTGA
- a CDS encoding CPBP family intramembrane glutamic endopeptidase, with protein MTEPQPNDPGVTHEGFRPEDHFVIRSQSDEASSASALHSDTFANTTFTRSLSDVPQDLLTHQPRQPNLGYSAALLGIGVLALFAVSVFMGIIGFITHTKLLANSASIPLTSILIEAVTFLITYGIAYIAFPRFWQRPFGQVIHWNRTVAKDRLWQLIGVGIGLSVVAQALESLLTLPKEMPVDAFFKQPSTLWIIAIFGTFVAPVCEEVFFRGFLLRGFAIFFDWIALPKTYEAREWWQSTSGLSQRSMILSGVLSSGLFAAMHAAQLGWAWNAVGVLWVVGGGLTYIRIRYNSVAASSVVHAAYNGLLFAIMFVITGGFRHLDKLANH; from the coding sequence GTGACCGAACCACAACCGAATGATCCAGGCGTTACGCACGAGGGCTTCCGTCCGGAAGACCACTTCGTCATTCGCTCACAGAGCGATGAGGCTTCTTCTGCGTCCGCGCTGCATTCCGATACCTTTGCCAACACTACCTTCACGCGTTCCCTGAGCGATGTGCCGCAGGATCTGCTGACGCATCAACCGCGCCAGCCGAATCTGGGCTATTCCGCTGCCCTGCTTGGCATTGGTGTTCTGGCACTGTTTGCGGTCTCGGTCTTCATGGGCATTATCGGGTTCATTACCCACACGAAGCTGCTGGCAAACTCTGCGTCGATTCCTCTTACCAGCATCCTGATTGAGGCGGTCACCTTCCTCATCACCTACGGCATTGCTTACATTGCGTTCCCGCGCTTCTGGCAGCGTCCGTTTGGACAAGTGATCCATTGGAATCGCACTGTGGCGAAGGACCGTCTGTGGCAACTCATCGGCGTTGGTATTGGGTTGAGTGTTGTGGCGCAGGCTCTGGAGAGCCTGTTGACGCTGCCCAAGGAGATGCCGGTTGATGCCTTCTTCAAGCAGCCTTCCACGCTTTGGATCATCGCCATCTTCGGAACGTTTGTGGCTCCTGTCTGCGAAGAGGTCTTCTTCCGTGGATTCCTGCTACGCGGCTTCGCCATCTTCTTCGATTGGATTGCGCTGCCGAAGACCTATGAGGCTCGCGAGTGGTGGCAATCGACCAGTGGCCTGTCGCAACGGAGCATGATTCTGAGCGGCGTTCTAAGCAGTGGTCTGTTCGCTGCTATGCACGCGGCGCAGTTGGGATGGGCCTGGAACGCGGTTGGTGTGCTTTGGGTTGTTGGCGGTGGGCTGACTTACATCCGCATCCGTTACAACTCCGTTGCTGCCAGTTCCGTGGTTCATGCGGCTTATAACGGGCTGCTTTTTGCGATTATGTTCGTCATTACGGGCGGATTTCGCCATTTGGACAAGCTGGCAAACCACTAG
- a CDS encoding BlaI/MecI/CopY family transcriptional regulator, which produces MPRNRSNTLTEAELRLMRLLWQIGECSVQDLVSAMPEAQRLAYTSVLTTIRILETKGYVEHRQEGRAFVYTATVAEQDAQQSEVRHVMHRFFGNSRERLMLALLGDGDVSPDELDKLKQAIAEAEAAAARRDAEQEEAE; this is translated from the coding sequence ATGCCGAGGAATCGCTCCAACACGCTGACCGAAGCTGAACTGAGGCTGATGCGCCTGCTTTGGCAGATCGGCGAATGCTCGGTGCAGGATCTGGTTTCCGCTATGCCTGAGGCACAGCGGCTGGCGTATACGTCTGTTCTGACCACGATCCGCATTCTTGAGACAAAGGGTTATGTGGAGCATCGGCAAGAGGGTCGCGCGTTTGTGTATACCGCGACCGTTGCGGAGCAGGATGCGCAGCAGAGCGAAGTACGGCATGTGATGCATCGGTTCTTTGGGAACAGCCGTGAGCGCCTGATGCTGGCGCTGCTGGGCGATGGCGATGTAAGCCCCGATGAGTTGGACAAGTTGAAACAGGCGATTGCCGAAGCGGAAGCCGCTGCTGCAAGGCGCGATGCTGAGCAGGAGGAGGCGGAATGA
- a CDS encoding M56 family metallopeptidase, with the protein MTPVLAHVSSVMATSWAASLWQGLALSLLAVALLRLMPKASAALRHSILLAVFAAATVLPLLHMPLHVAAMAPQASSAAIRMAPWLAAAIAAVWLLASLYRAISLGMAWMHLRQVRREATPIAVGAMDTFSAGNRRAVLCSSSQVSSPAVLGFFRPVLLLPEWLVPTLSADELRQIAAHECEHLRRHDDWINLALQIGLVVMPLNPALLWLNRRIGEQRELACDAAVVASTAQPLAYAASLTRMAEQRMQQNGLRLALAALGRKSELAQRVHALLREPVAGWSRRQSAAACSVAAFALLAASAGLSRVPRLIRVAPAEMVQPDVAVTTPAKAIELYHQKSVTAAPEGRMVPAAFEVPPVRKPAHPVAKTKLKHAEEATETVAPKANTPRFVRTAATATRKPRMMKAAEQDDMQPRFVTTEFVQPYVAVPVRGGWLLIEL; encoded by the coding sequence ATGACTCCTGTGCTGGCACATGTCTCTTCTGTGATGGCTACGTCGTGGGCTGCGAGCCTGTGGCAGGGCCTTGCGTTGTCGTTGCTGGCGGTTGCGCTGCTGCGGTTGATGCCGAAGGCTTCTGCCGCGCTGCGTCACAGCATTCTGCTGGCCGTGTTTGCGGCTGCTACCGTGCTTCCCTTGCTGCATATGCCGTTGCATGTGGCCGCGATGGCACCGCAGGCATCGTCTGCTGCGATTCGTATGGCTCCGTGGCTTGCGGCTGCGATTGCAGCGGTTTGGCTGCTGGCTTCGCTTTATCGTGCGATCAGCCTTGGCATGGCGTGGATGCATCTGCGGCAGGTTCGTCGTGAGGCTACGCCGATTGCAGTGGGCGCGATGGATACGTTCAGCGCGGGCAATCGTCGCGCGGTGCTTTGCTCTTCTTCGCAGGTGAGTTCGCCGGCTGTGTTGGGATTCTTTCGTCCGGTGTTGCTGCTGCCGGAGTGGCTTGTGCCGACGCTGTCCGCTGATGAGCTTCGCCAGATTGCGGCGCATGAGTGCGAACATCTGCGTCGCCACGATGACTGGATCAATCTTGCGTTGCAGATTGGCCTGGTGGTGATGCCGTTGAATCCGGCTTTGCTGTGGCTGAATCGCCGCATTGGTGAGCAGCGTGAATTGGCTTGTGATGCTGCGGTGGTTGCATCGACCGCGCAGCCGTTGGCTTATGCAGCTTCGTTGACGCGCATGGCTGAGCAGCGAATGCAGCAGAACGGATTGCGACTGGCGCTGGCTGCGCTGGGTCGCAAGTCAGAGCTGGCGCAGCGGGTGCATGCGTTGCTGCGTGAGCCGGTGGCGGGATGGTCTCGCAGACAGTCGGCTGCGGCTTGCAGTGTGGCTGCGTTTGCCTTGCTGGCAGCGTCTGCTGGATTGAGCCGTGTGCCGCGATTGATTCGTGTGGCCCCCGCTGAGATGGTTCAGCCCGACGTGGCGGTAACGACGCCAGCCAAGGCGATTGAGCTGTATCACCAGAAGAGTGTGACTGCTGCGCCCGAAGGCCGCATGGTTCCTGCTGCGTTTGAAGTACCGCCTGTGCGTAAGCCGGCGCATCCTGTAGCGAAGACGAAGTTGAAGCATGCAGAGGAAGCCACTGAGACGGTTGCTCCTAAGGCGAATACGCCGCGTTTTGTTCGCACCGCAGCGACAGCTACACGTAAGCCCCGCATGATGAAGGCTGCCGAACAGGATGACATGCAGCCACGCTTTGTTACTACCGAGTTTGTTCAGCCCTATGTGGCTGTCCCCGTTCGCGGCGGATGGCTGCTCATCGAGTTGTAG